Proteins from one Pseudarthrobacter sp. BIM B-2242 genomic window:
- a CDS encoding ABC transporter substrate-binding protein — MNVKFSRRNTAAAIAGAAALALIATGCGSSSDQPASAENPIELTVTTFGTFGYGDLYGQYEAANPGVKIKATNIDRGANARTDAFTKLAAGSGLSDVVAIEEGWLGSIMEVSDQFTDLNEHGAADIKANWVDWKFKQGTDPDDRVIGYGTDIGPQGLCYNGKLFEAAGLPSDRESVAKLFGGEDATWEKYFELGKQYKAATGKAWYDQSGFVWNSMVNQMEEGYYSKDGELNIDGNAEMKGKFEMLAAGTAAGLSANQTQFDWGKGKAFVDGSFATFVCPGWMLGTIKGQLESAGGGADSGWDFADVFPGGASNWGGAFLTVPKTSEHPAEAAKLAAWLTAPEQQVKQSAAANNFPSTLKAQEKLVSDATPNVLFNNASTGVILANRAKGVVAQFKGPQDSVIQENVFGPALKSLDAGKADAGQAWTEALRLLNDLVVNN; from the coding sequence GTGAACGTGAAATTTTCACGACGAAATACCGCTGCCGCCATAGCGGGCGCAGCAGCTTTGGCCCTTATCGCCACGGGCTGCGGCAGCAGTTCTGATCAGCCTGCAAGCGCAGAAAACCCGATTGAACTGACGGTCACCACGTTCGGAACCTTTGGCTACGGCGATCTTTACGGCCAGTACGAGGCCGCAAACCCCGGCGTCAAGATCAAGGCAACAAACATTGACCGCGGCGCCAACGCCCGCACCGATGCCTTCACGAAGCTGGCCGCAGGCTCAGGTCTCAGCGACGTGGTAGCCATCGAGGAAGGCTGGCTGGGCTCCATCATGGAGGTCTCGGACCAGTTCACGGACCTCAACGAACACGGTGCGGCCGACATCAAAGCCAATTGGGTGGACTGGAAATTCAAGCAGGGAACCGATCCTGACGACCGCGTCATCGGATACGGGACCGACATCGGGCCTCAAGGCCTCTGCTACAACGGCAAACTCTTTGAAGCCGCCGGACTGCCCAGCGACCGCGAATCCGTTGCCAAGCTGTTTGGCGGCGAGGACGCCACCTGGGAGAAGTACTTCGAACTGGGCAAGCAGTACAAGGCCGCCACCGGCAAGGCCTGGTACGACCAGTCCGGCTTTGTGTGGAACTCCATGGTGAACCAGATGGAGGAGGGGTACTACAGCAAGGACGGTGAGCTGAACATCGACGGTAACGCCGAGATGAAGGGCAAGTTCGAGATGCTTGCCGCCGGCACCGCAGCCGGGCTGTCAGCCAACCAGACCCAGTTCGACTGGGGCAAAGGCAAGGCATTCGTTGACGGCTCCTTCGCCACCTTCGTCTGCCCCGGCTGGATGCTCGGCACCATCAAAGGCCAGCTGGAATCGGCCGGCGGCGGCGCAGACAGCGGCTGGGACTTCGCGGACGTCTTCCCGGGCGGCGCCTCCAACTGGGGCGGAGCCTTCCTCACGGTGCCCAAGACCTCCGAACACCCCGCAGAAGCCGCAAAACTGGCCGCCTGGCTGACGGCTCCCGAGCAACAGGTCAAGCAGTCCGCTGCAGCCAACAACTTCCCCAGTACGCTCAAAGCCCAGGAGAAGCTGGTATCGGATGCCACCCCCAACGTCCTGTTCAACAACGCCTCCACCGGCGTTATCCTGGCAAACCGCGCCAAGGGTGTAGTGGCCCAGTTCAAGGGCCCGCAGGATTCAGTCATCCAGGAAAACGTCTTCGGCCCTGCGCTGAAGAGCCTCGACGCCGGAAAGGCCGATGCGGGCCAGGCCTGGACTGAAGCGCTGCGCCTCCTCAACGACCTGGTCGTCAACAACTAG
- a CDS encoding carbohydrate ABC transporter permease, whose translation MTTTLNRSAKPPVTKPKATFRQRLSIFDVKASPYLYVAPFFILFALVGLFPLVYTFFVSLFDWHLLKGQGQFVGLDNFAEVLQDRFFWNSLLNTMSIFLLSAIPQLAVALFLAAVLDQNLRAKTFWRMSVLLPYIVTPVAVAMIFTNMFGEQYGLINNIIGNFGLDPVLWQNETFPSHVAIATMVNWRWTGYNALILLAAMQAVPRDLYESAALDGAGAMRRFFSITLPSIRPTMVFVVITATIGGLQIFTEPRLFDPATAGGSQRQFQTTVLYLWEMAFQRQNFGKASTIAWLLFLIILLFGLVNYLISRRIATADTPKPSRAARRKALRKRAERTER comes from the coding sequence ATGACAACCACCCTGAACCGATCCGCCAAGCCCCCGGTGACCAAACCCAAAGCCACCTTCAGGCAACGCCTGAGCATCTTCGACGTCAAGGCATCGCCATACCTCTACGTCGCGCCATTCTTTATCCTGTTCGCCCTCGTGGGCCTTTTCCCGCTGGTCTACACCTTCTTTGTCAGCCTCTTTGACTGGCACCTCCTCAAAGGCCAAGGGCAGTTCGTAGGCCTGGACAACTTCGCGGAGGTCCTGCAGGACCGCTTCTTCTGGAATTCCCTTCTCAACACCATGAGCATTTTCCTGCTCTCCGCCATTCCGCAGCTGGCAGTGGCGCTTTTCCTGGCCGCGGTACTGGACCAGAACCTCCGTGCCAAGACCTTCTGGCGGATGAGCGTCCTGCTGCCGTACATCGTGACCCCGGTTGCGGTGGCCATGATCTTCACCAACATGTTCGGTGAGCAGTACGGCCTGATCAACAACATCATCGGCAACTTCGGCCTTGACCCTGTGCTGTGGCAAAACGAAACGTTCCCCAGCCACGTAGCCATCGCCACCATGGTCAACTGGCGCTGGACAGGCTACAACGCGCTGATCCTGCTGGCCGCCATGCAGGCGGTGCCGCGGGATCTCTACGAATCGGCGGCCCTGGACGGGGCGGGGGCCATGCGCCGGTTCTTCAGCATCACCCTGCCCAGCATCCGGCCCACCATGGTGTTTGTTGTTATCACGGCCACCATCGGCGGACTGCAGATCTTCACCGAACCCAGGCTGTTTGACCCGGCCACAGCAGGCGGATCACAGCGCCAGTTCCAAACCACTGTCCTGTACCTCTGGGAAATGGCCTTCCAGCGCCAGAACTTCGGCAAAGCATCAACCATCGCCTGGCTGCTGTTCCTGATCATCCTGCTTTTCGGCCTCGTCAACTACCTGATCTCCCGCCGGATTGCCACAGCTGACACGCCCAAGCCTTCGCGTGCTGCCCGGCGGAAGGCGCTTCGGAAGCGCGCTGAAAGGACTGAACGATGA
- a CDS encoding carbohydrate ABC transporter permease, with the protein MSIMDRAEPMAGRGPVPAAVPPAKPALFRKRVFGTGERPGFLSYGLLLAFLAASAYPLWWSVVIGSRSNEALGETWPPLLPGGNFWKNVAEVFDTIPFWLALGNSVLISGIITVSVVSFSTLAGYAFAKLRFRGRNGLMLMVVATMAIPTQLGIIPLFMVMRTLGWTGEIGAVVVPTLVTAFGVFFMRQYLVDVIPDELIESARMDGANMISTFWHVAIPAARPAMAILGLFTFMTAWTDFLWPLLVLDAGNPTLQTALSQLQSARYVDYSVVLSGAVLATLPLLVLFVVAGKQLISGIMQGAVKG; encoded by the coding sequence ATGAGCATCATGGACCGTGCGGAACCCATGGCAGGCAGGGGCCCGGTCCCTGCAGCAGTGCCCCCGGCAAAGCCAGCCCTCTTCCGCAAGCGCGTGTTCGGCACCGGCGAACGCCCCGGATTCCTCAGCTACGGCCTGCTGCTGGCCTTCCTGGCAGCCTCCGCCTATCCGCTGTGGTGGTCCGTGGTCATCGGCAGCCGGTCAAACGAAGCACTGGGGGAGACCTGGCCGCCCCTTCTGCCCGGCGGAAACTTCTGGAAGAACGTAGCGGAGGTCTTCGACACCATTCCGTTCTGGCTGGCACTGGGAAACAGCGTCCTGATCTCCGGCATCATCACCGTTTCGGTGGTCAGCTTTTCAACCCTTGCCGGCTACGCCTTCGCAAAACTCAGGTTCCGTGGCCGCAACGGACTGATGCTGATGGTCGTTGCCACCATGGCCATCCCCACTCAGCTGGGCATCATCCCCCTCTTTATGGTGATGCGGACCCTGGGCTGGACCGGTGAGATCGGCGCCGTTGTGGTGCCCACCCTGGTGACCGCCTTCGGTGTGTTCTTCATGCGGCAGTACCTGGTGGATGTCATCCCGGATGAGCTCATTGAATCCGCCCGCATGGACGGAGCCAACATGATCTCCACCTTCTGGCACGTGGCGATTCCCGCAGCCCGCCCGGCAATGGCCATCCTGGGCCTGTTCACCTTTATGACAGCGTGGACGGACTTCCTCTGGCCGCTGCTGGTGCTCGATGCGGGCAACCCGACGTTGCAGACGGCGCTCAGCCAACTGCAGTCGGCCCGGTACGTGGACTACTCTGTGGTCCTATCAGGTGCGGTGCTTGCCACCCTGCCGTTGCTGGTGCTGTTCGTCGTTGCAGGAAAACAACTCATTTCAGGAATTATGCAAGGAGCAGTGAAGGGCTAA
- a CDS encoding GH1 family beta-glucosidase — protein MPHSTYSRQWPDGFIWGSATAAAQIEGAGHEGGKEDSVWDHFARIPGAIAKGENLEQAVDHYHRMPEDVRLMKELGLDSYRFSTSWARVRPGDRAANPEGLDFYSRLVDELLEAGILPWLTLYHWDLPQALEEKGGWANRDTAYRFVEYAYDVYDVLGDRVQHWTTFNEPFCSSLLGYGSGVHAPGRQEPRAAIAAVHHQHLAHGLAVNALRERGAQNLGITLNLSNSIPRDPADPVDLDAARRFDSLQNRIFLDPILLGSYPQDTLVDLAPFGLPELILPGDLEVISAPLEFLGVNHYHDDLISGHADHEGGDGHSGGAERVAASPWIGSEDIAFPSRGLPRTAMDWEVNPDGLRKLLVRLGEEYPGLPPLYITENGAAYDDTVEPDGSVQDTERTGFILDHIAAVGEALDQGVDVRGYFVWSLLDNFEWSWGYGKRFGIVRVDYGTFERTVKASGHAYARLIAAAKQHARALPASRSA, from the coding sequence ATGCCACATTCGACGTACTCACGGCAGTGGCCGGACGGATTCATCTGGGGGTCAGCGACGGCGGCCGCCCAAATCGAGGGAGCCGGACACGAAGGCGGCAAGGAGGACTCCGTGTGGGACCACTTTGCCCGGATCCCCGGCGCCATCGCCAAGGGCGAGAACCTGGAGCAGGCCGTGGACCACTACCACCGGATGCCCGAAGACGTCCGGCTGATGAAGGAGCTGGGGCTGGACTCCTACCGTTTCTCCACCAGCTGGGCCCGCGTCCGGCCAGGGGACCGGGCAGCAAACCCGGAGGGCCTGGATTTCTACTCGCGCCTTGTGGACGAACTGCTGGAGGCGGGAATCCTGCCCTGGCTCACCCTGTATCACTGGGACCTCCCGCAGGCCTTGGAGGAAAAAGGCGGCTGGGCGAACAGGGACACCGCCTACCGGTTCGTCGAGTATGCCTACGACGTTTACGACGTCCTCGGCGACAGGGTGCAGCACTGGACCACGTTCAACGAGCCCTTCTGTTCCTCGTTGCTGGGCTACGGTTCCGGGGTCCACGCCCCGGGCCGCCAGGAACCGCGGGCAGCCATCGCGGCGGTGCACCACCAGCATCTGGCGCACGGCCTGGCCGTTAACGCCCTGCGGGAACGCGGCGCCCAAAACCTGGGGATCACCCTCAACCTGAGCAACTCCATTCCCCGGGACCCGGCGGACCCCGTCGACCTGGACGCTGCCCGGCGCTTCGACTCCCTGCAGAACCGGATCTTCCTGGACCCGATCCTGCTCGGAAGCTATCCGCAGGACACACTGGTGGATCTCGCGCCGTTCGGACTCCCGGAACTCATCCTCCCCGGGGACCTGGAAGTAATCAGCGCACCGCTGGAGTTCCTGGGCGTCAACCACTATCACGATGACCTGATCAGCGGCCACGCGGACCACGAGGGCGGGGACGGACACTCCGGCGGTGCCGAACGTGTGGCCGCCTCACCATGGATCGGGTCCGAGGACATCGCGTTCCCCAGCCGGGGGCTGCCGCGGACCGCCATGGACTGGGAAGTGAACCCGGACGGGTTGCGGAAGCTGCTGGTCCGCCTTGGCGAGGAATACCCCGGCCTCCCGCCGCTGTACATTACTGAAAACGGCGCCGCCTACGACGACACCGTGGAACCGGACGGCTCAGTGCAGGATACGGAGCGCACCGGCTTTATCCTTGACCACATCGCGGCTGTCGGGGAAGCGCTCGATCAGGGCGTGGATGTTCGCGGCTATTTCGTCTGGTCGTTGCTGGACAACTTCGAATGGTCCTGGGGATACGGCAAGCGCTTCGGTATAGTCCGGGTGGATTACGGCACCTTCGAGCGCACCGTGAAGGCCAGCGGCCACGCATACGCACGGCTAATCGCCGCCGCGAAGCAGCATGCCCGCGCGCTCCCGGCCTCTCGCTCTGCCTAA